The proteins below are encoded in one region of Silene latifolia isolate original U9 population chromosome 2, ASM4854445v1, whole genome shotgun sequence:
- the LOC141640886 gene encoding uncharacterized protein LOC141640886, giving the protein MSEERLAGMEAKMDQLTNLVNVTLEAVNTVMANIPTPERGRPPPYRGRGRGRGILGAGRGQPHHHNEEELNSDSEESMMEEGNYLARDKDVKVEIPDFHGSLNPEDLLDWLRSVERVFEFKNYDDRKAFKVAILKLKGYASLWYENMKHQRIRDGKEPVRSWLKLRKKLKEKFIAKDYTQDIFIKLTQLKQEQLTVEAYLRSFEQLTLQCEVTEKPEQKIARFIEGLDPKIAGKLRMQQVWSFDEAINLALRIEKLGKVKPATPKFPTRTTFKPYTGVKMTEVPKPATQPTVDKGKAPMYPRTNPPLSRDKIKCFQCQGFGHFKKDCPSNRALTAMEIEEWEREGLVEYEEEETLVPTGMETERETDQGQVVAHPDTGHNLVLWRVMHSQPAPLEADQRSMIFRSRCTVQGRVCNLIIDGGSCTNVASTIMVSKLSLPTQEHPNPYKLRWLSKGSEVKVDKQCIVPFSIGKVYKDEVLCDVVPMDARHLLLGRPWEFDRIPLTRGRKIYDQGARQEQPVLFLLSRETNTEWNKDVPAEVQPLVKKYKEVFPAELPSGLPPLRGIEHHIDLVPGSVLPNRPAYRCDPTTTKELQHQIEELMTKGFVRESLSPCAVPALLVPKKDGSWRMCTDSRAINNITVKYRFPIPRLDDMLDELSGAQIFSKIDLRQGYHQYTLMTYSFTISPSEHVLHLEVIFKILREQKLYGKLEKCTFMVNEVAFLGYIISGRGISVDQEKIQAMQTWPVPQTITEVRGFHGLASFYRRFIKNFSSIVAPITECMRKGDFQWIEIAQQSPLRGSKN; this is encoded by the exons ATGAGTGAGGAGAGGTTAGCAGGAATGGAAGCAAAGATGGATCAATTAACCAACCTGGTTAATGTGACCCTGGAAGCTGTGAACACTGTGATGGCAAACATTCCCACTCCAGAAAGAGGAAGGCCACCACCCTACAGAGgaagaggcaggggtagaggtaTCCTTGGAGCAGGAAGAGGCCAACCACACCATCATAATGAAGAGGAACTCAACTCAGATTCAGAAGAATCCATGATGGAAGAAGGTAACTACTTGGCTAGAGATAAGGATGTTAAGGTAGAAAtccctgatttccatggtagtttaaatcctgAGGACTTGTTAGACTGGCTTAGatctgttgagagagtctttgagtttaaaaatTATGATGACAGAAAAGCTTTTAAGGTTGCTATTTTAAAACTCAAGGGctatgcatctctttggtatgagaatatgaaacaccaaaggattagaGATGGTAAGGAACCAGTTAGGTCTTGGCTTAAGTTAAGAAAAAAGTTGAAGGAGAAATTCATAGCTAAAGACTATACTCAGGATATTTTTATTAAGCTGACCCAGTTGAAACAAGAGCAGTTAACTGTTGAGGCCTaccttaggagctttgaacaactaACCCTACAATGTGAGGTCACTGAAAAACCTGagcaaaagattgctaggttcATTGAGGGTTTAGACCCTAAGATAGCTGGCAAATTGAGAATGCAACAAGTCTGGTCATTTGATGAGGCAATTAACCTAGCCTTAAGAATTGAGAAGCTAGGGAAGGTGAAGCCTGCAACACCCAAATTTCCCACCAGAACAACTTTCAAACCCTATACTGGTGTCAAAATGACTGAGGTACCTAAACCAGCTACCCAACCAACAGTAGACAAGGGGAAGGCACCCATGTACCCCAGAACCAACCCACCTTTATCCAGGGATAAAATCAAGTGCTTCCAATGTCAGGGCTTTGGCCATTTTaagaaggactgtccttctaacAGAGCTCTCACAGCTATGGAGATTGAGGAATGGGAAAGAGAGGGTCTAGTTGAGTATGAAGAAGAAGAGACACTGGTTCCAACAGGGATGGAAACTGAGAGGGAAACTGATCAAGGACAAGTTGTGGCTCACCCTGACACAGGGCACAATTTGGTCCTATGGAGGGTTATGCACTCTCAACCAGCTCCTCTAGAAGCTGATCAGAGATCCATGATATTCAGGAGTAGGTGCACTGTCCAAGGGAGAGTGTGTAATTTGATCATTGATGGAGGTAGCTGTACCAATGTAGCATCCACTATCATGGTTAGCAAGCTGAGCTTGCCTACTCAGGAGCACCCCAACCCATACAAGCTGAGATGGTTAAGCAAAGGATCTGAAGTTAAAGTTGACAAGCAATGTATTGTTCCCTTTTCAATTGGGAAGGTGTACAAGGATGAAGTGCTGTGTGATGTGGTCCCTATGGATGCCCGCCATCTACTACTAGGGAGACCATGGGAATTTGACAGAATACCACTCACCAGGGGAAGGAAAAT CTATGATCAAGGAGCGAGGCAAGAACAACCTGTGTTGTTCCTCCTATCAAGGGAAACCAACACTGAATGGAACAAAGATGTACCTGCAGAGGTTCAACCCTTAGTTAAGAAGTACAAGGAGGTTTTTCCAGCAGAGTTGCCTAGTGGATTGCCACCCCTGAGAGGCATTGAGCATCACATAGACCTTGTACCTGGTTCTGTACTTCCTAACAGGCCAGCTTACAGGTGTGATCCCACAACAACTAAGGAGCTACAACATCAGATTGAAGAATTAATGACTAAGGGGTTTGTAAGGGAGTCATTGAGCCCCTGTGCAGTACCTGCCTTACTAGTGCCTAAGAAAGATGGAAGTTGGAGAATGTGTACTGATAGCAGGGCTATAAACAACATCACAGTCAAGTACAGATTCCCTATTCCAAGACTAGATGACATGTTGGATGAGCTCAGTGGGGCTCAGATCTTTTCAAAAATCGATCTCAGGcaagggtatcatcag tatactttgatgacatactcaTTTACTATAAGTCCATCTGAGCATGTATTACACTTGGAAGTGATTTTTAAAATACTCAGGGAACAGAAGTtgtatgggaagcttgagaaatgtaccttcatggtcaatgaggtagCATTTCTGGGATATATTATATCAGGAAGGGGGATTTCAGTTGATCAGGAGAAGATTCAGGCTATGCAAACTTGGCCAGTCCCACAAACAATCACAGAAGTAAGGGGGTTCCATGGCCTGGCATCTTTCTACAGAAGGTTCATTAAGAATTTCAGCTCAATTGTTGCACCAATTACTGAGTGTATGAGGAAGGGAGACTTCCAATGGATCGAAATCGCTCAACAAAGTCCTTTGAGAGGATCAAAAAATTAA